One genomic segment of Kocuria rhizophila DC2201 includes these proteins:
- a CDS encoding EamA family transporter: MSGPPDSSAGGDSATTQGVVLVLAAALVTQTGAAVAVSLFDEVGALGAVFLRLALAAVVLSVVVRPRWSALTRADLPVVLGFGTALGAMNMLIYQAIARLPLGVAVTIELLGPLVLSVVLSRRVSGALWAALAFAGVLLLSGVGPGTGAPDLSGVLFALAAAGMWVLYILMSRQAGRSFAGVQGLAMAMVVGAVLAAPFGIVSGGAALLQPWVLLVGLAVAVMSSALPYALELAALRRLAAETFSILVSTAPAVAALVGWLLLGQALGPLELCGMGLVILASVAAVRSGPRPGRRTPEDLLPPAP, from the coding sequence GTGAGCGGCCCGCCCGATAGCTCCGCCGGCGGGGACAGCGCCACCACCCAGGGCGTGGTCCTGGTGCTCGCGGCCGCCCTCGTGACCCAGACGGGGGCTGCGGTCGCCGTATCCCTCTTCGACGAGGTCGGAGCGCTGGGCGCCGTGTTCCTCCGGCTCGCGCTGGCCGCGGTGGTGCTGAGCGTCGTCGTGCGCCCGCGGTGGTCCGCCCTGACCCGTGCGGACCTGCCAGTGGTGCTGGGCTTCGGGACCGCCCTGGGCGCCATGAACATGCTGATCTACCAGGCCATCGCCAGATTGCCGCTGGGGGTGGCGGTGACCATCGAGCTGCTCGGCCCGCTCGTGCTCTCCGTGGTGCTCTCCCGCCGAGTGAGCGGTGCGCTGTGGGCCGCGCTCGCGTTCGCAGGGGTGCTGCTGCTCAGCGGGGTGGGCCCCGGAACCGGGGCCCCGGACCTCAGCGGTGTGCTGTTCGCGCTCGCCGCCGCGGGCATGTGGGTGCTGTACATCCTGATGTCCCGGCAGGCGGGCCGCTCGTTCGCGGGAGTCCAGGGACTTGCCATGGCCATGGTGGTCGGAGCGGTGCTCGCGGCCCCGTTCGGGATCGTCAGCGGTGGCGCGGCCCTGCTGCAGCCGTGGGTGCTGCTGGTGGGGCTCGCGGTGGCGGTGATGTCCTCCGCGCTGCCGTACGCGCTGGAGCTCGCGGCACTGCGACGGCTCGCCGCGGAGACCTTCTCCATCCTGGTCAGCACGGCCCCCGCGGTGGCGGCGCTGGTGGGCTGGCTGCTGCTCGGGCAGGCCCTGGGGCCCCTCGAGCTGTGCGGCATGGGGCTCGTGATCCTCGCCAGCGTGGCGGCGGTGCGCTCCGGACCCAGACCGGGCCGCCGCACCCCGGAGGACCTCCTGCCACCCGCACCCTGA
- a CDS encoding mismatch-specific DNA-glycosylase, producing the protein MGFTRAELDSYRDRTVPDLLPDPLRLLFVGINPGLWTAATGAHFARPGNRFYPALHRAGITDTRIDAAAGYDPADLAQLTGRGIGISNVCPRATARADELTREELREGARRLDRLVREHHPAVVAVLGITAYREAFERPGAATGRQDAPWPGTALFVAPNPSGLNAHSSLDDLAHAYAEIARAAGVLPGR; encoded by the coding sequence ATGGGCTTCACACGCGCCGAGCTGGACTCCTACCGGGACCGCACCGTCCCGGATCTGCTGCCGGATCCTCTGCGGCTGCTGTTCGTGGGCATCAACCCGGGGCTGTGGACCGCGGCCACGGGAGCGCACTTCGCCCGTCCCGGCAACCGGTTCTACCCGGCGCTGCACCGTGCGGGCATCACGGACACGCGCATCGACGCCGCGGCCGGCTACGACCCCGCAGACCTCGCCCAGCTCACGGGCCGTGGGATCGGGATCAGCAACGTGTGCCCGCGCGCGACCGCACGGGCGGACGAACTCACCCGGGAGGAGCTGCGAGAGGGCGCCCGCCGGCTCGACCGCCTCGTCCGGGAGCACCACCCGGCCGTGGTGGCGGTGCTGGGGATCACGGCCTACCGGGAGGCGTTCGAGCGCCCCGGCGCTGCCACGGGCAGGCAGGACGCGCCCTGGCCGGGCACCGCGCTGTTCGTGGCGCCCAACCCCAGCGGACTCAACGCCCACTCCTCCCTGGACGACCTTGCGCACGCCTACGCCGAGATCGCCCGGGCCGCGGGTGTCCTCCCGGGCCGGTAG
- a CDS encoding carboxylesterase family protein, which produces MTETPAGAGAPRWSAPCGTVIGRHDGPVDRATGIRYARAGRYERPQPAAAASSPVHATEPAPACPQPPMPFLDEIVGSNIGDLPQDEDCLRLSVTVPAGTPADASLPVMVWIHGGSYAAGGGDAPFYDPAALVAEQHVVVVSVTYRLGLLGFLGNGEDIPANLGLLDIVAALRWVRENIAAFGGDPGSVTAFGQSAGGDAVAHLMVVPQARGLFRRAIIQSAPFGLLRGRARMSALMAATAAPLARDAPLEQVRAVQQRVAQAAVRHGLKGQMPFGLQYGHDPLPAEAELDTAWREAAPHVEVLVGHTTREAALFTARIPPLLSRMQHPRRARRVERLLITPFTRRLYGRGAERFAQRHAQAGGTGYRYEFSWGVGRNPVAGAHISELPLLFPGHDVWERTPLVEGHTWEQVLSDGARLRRAWADFARGGTPRSDPRAGLRVLPLTGAASSR; this is translated from the coding sequence CGTGCGGCACCGTGATCGGACGCCACGACGGCCCCGTGGACCGGGCCACCGGCATCCGGTACGCCCGCGCGGGACGGTACGAGCGTCCGCAGCCGGCAGCCGCGGCGTCGTCCCCCGTCCACGCCACGGAGCCCGCGCCCGCGTGCCCGCAGCCACCCATGCCGTTCCTGGACGAGATCGTGGGCAGCAACATCGGGGACCTGCCCCAGGACGAGGACTGCCTGAGGCTGTCTGTGACGGTACCGGCGGGCACCCCCGCGGATGCCTCGCTGCCCGTGATGGTGTGGATCCACGGGGGTTCCTACGCGGCCGGTGGAGGGGACGCCCCGTTCTACGACCCCGCCGCGCTCGTGGCCGAGCAGCACGTGGTGGTGGTCAGCGTGACCTACCGGCTGGGGCTGCTCGGCTTCCTCGGCAACGGGGAGGACATCCCCGCCAACCTGGGGCTGCTGGACATCGTGGCCGCGCTGCGCTGGGTGCGGGAGAACATCGCGGCGTTCGGCGGGGACCCCGGTAGCGTGACGGCTTTCGGGCAGTCCGCGGGCGGGGACGCCGTGGCGCACCTCATGGTCGTGCCGCAGGCCCGGGGCCTGTTCCGGAGGGCGATCATCCAGAGCGCGCCCTTCGGACTGCTCAGGGGCCGGGCGAGGATGAGCGCCCTCATGGCCGCCACCGCCGCACCGCTGGCCCGGGACGCGCCGCTGGAGCAGGTGCGCGCCGTGCAGCAGCGGGTGGCCCAGGCGGCCGTGCGGCACGGGCTCAAGGGGCAGATGCCCTTCGGGCTGCAGTACGGCCACGACCCCCTGCCCGCGGAGGCCGAGCTCGACACGGCGTGGCGGGAGGCGGCGCCGCACGTGGAGGTCCTCGTGGGCCACACCACGCGGGAAGCGGCCCTGTTCACCGCCCGCATCCCACCACTGCTCTCCCGGATGCAGCACCCCCGCAGGGCCAGACGCGTGGAGCGGCTGCTCATCACGCCCTTCACCCGGCGCCTCTACGGCCGGGGCGCGGAGCGCTTCGCGCAGCGCCACGCGCAGGCCGGGGGCACCGGGTACCGGTACGAGTTCTCGTGGGGTGTGGGCCGCAACCCGGTGGCAGGTGCGCACATCTCGGAGTTGCCCCTGCTGTTCCCGGGCCACGACGTGTGGGAGCGCACCCCGCTGGTGGAGGGGCACACGTGGGAGCAGGTCCTCTCCGACGGCGCCCGGCTGCGCCGCGCGTGGGCGGACTTCGCCCGGGGCGGCACACCGCGCAGCGACCCCCGAGCGGGGCTGCGGGTGCTGCCCCTCACCGGGGCGGCGTCGAGCCGCTGA